The proteins below come from a single Desulfitobacterium metallireducens DSM 15288 genomic window:
- the flhF gene encoding flagellar biosynthesis protein FlhF — MRVKRFVGDNVAETMGKVKRDLGSDAVILQTRQFREGGLFGFFGKPKVEITAAIEEQPVSKKPISSGSTVQTRVTNEPVYRLQPQIQTRTEAQVPHLDSSGNSLARENSQTSKTVSLEQELYSMRKLLDRMNKQMEGFGGEQVIWPVPLQKWADLLQDRGVQPKLVKRLMRYLQQNLREEDWTTDSRVRAKLKEEIQTICHNTATIQPGVKKPRVIALVGPTGIGKTTTIGKLAAGFSIVDKRSVALITADTYRVAAVEQLKTFGEIIGVPVDVVMSPSGLKDAITSHSDKELIFVDTAGRSPHHELHMSELKSFLDKAQPELTILVLSATMHSADQFKVFRRFEPLCTHLLFTKLDETVNGGSILNLIEQTNLPVAYLTNGQNVPDDIEAATPERLARYILGEENRHA, encoded by the coding sequence ATGCGAGTTAAACGTTTTGTAGGAGATAATGTTGCAGAAACTATGGGTAAAGTGAAGCGGGATTTGGGATCAGACGCCGTCATTCTGCAGACACGTCAGTTCCGCGAAGGCGGCTTATTTGGCTTTTTTGGTAAGCCTAAGGTGGAAATCACGGCGGCTATCGAAGAACAGCCTGTGAGTAAGAAGCCGATAAGTTCAGGAAGTACCGTACAAACGCGTGTTACGAATGAACCTGTTTACCGACTTCAGCCTCAAATTCAAACACGGACCGAAGCACAAGTCCCTCATTTAGATTCTTCCGGGAATTCTTTAGCGCGGGAAAATTCACAAACTTCAAAAACGGTATCTCTGGAGCAAGAGTTATATTCCATGCGTAAACTTCTCGATCGAATGAACAAGCAAATGGAGGGGTTTGGCGGAGAACAGGTCATTTGGCCAGTGCCCTTACAGAAATGGGCGGATTTGCTCCAAGATCGAGGAGTACAGCCTAAATTAGTCAAACGACTGATGCGCTATTTACAGCAAAACTTAAGAGAAGAAGATTGGACAACAGATTCTCGAGTTAGAGCGAAACTGAAAGAGGAAATTCAAACGATTTGCCATAACACGGCAACGATTCAACCTGGGGTTAAAAAGCCGCGGGTCATTGCTTTAGTTGGGCCTACAGGCATAGGTAAAACGACGACGATCGGTAAATTGGCAGCTGGTTTTAGCATTGTGGATAAACGGAGTGTCGCCTTGATTACGGCAGATACCTACCGGGTTGCTGCGGTTGAGCAGTTAAAAACCTTTGGTGAAATTATCGGGGTTCCAGTGGATGTTGTGATGAGTCCCTCAGGATTAAAAGATGCAATTACGAGTCATAGCGATAAGGAACTTATCTTTGTGGATACAGCAGGTCGTAGCCCGCATCATGAACTTCACATGTCAGAGCTTAAGTCTTTTCTGGATAAAGCCCAACCGGAGTTAACCATCTTGGTTCTCAGTGCAACAATGCATTCGGCTGATCAGTTCAAAGTTTTTCGACGCTTTGAGCCCTTGTGTACGCACCTTCTTTTCACAAAACTGGATGAAACAGTGAATGGGGGTTCAATCCTCAATCTTATTGAGCAGACGAATTTACCGGTTGCCTATCTCACTAACGGTCAAAACGTCCCCGACGATATTGAGGCGGCAACCCCAGAACGGCTTGCCCGTTATATTCTTGGGGAGGAGAATCGACATGCATGA
- the flhB gene encoding flagellar biosynthesis protein FlhB, translated as MSEKTLQATPKRRQDARKKGQVLKSQEMVSAFMLLGFVALLKYWLPTMITKMSGLFQYVYGLPFDWNVQSISTLMINLLWVGIQVVGPIFIVGALIATASNYLQVKSLFTLEPLKPQLSRISLISGAKRMFGVKAWVELFKSLLKVILIGYFLYATIRDNLQVYPALQQLSIAQAAMYIGNALMSLAWKISISFVLIAVIDFLYQWWDYEKNLRMSHEEMKQEFKQSEGNPQIKSEIRRKQREMAMSRMMQDLKSADVVVTNPTHFAVALRYDAKKNPAPYVVAKGADQVALRIRANAKEYGIIILENKPLARALYAQVEIGQAVPADLYKAVAEVLAFVYRLKKKRPTA; from the coding sequence ATGAGTGAAAAGACGTTACAGGCCACTCCGAAACGACGGCAGGACGCGCGTAAAAAAGGACAAGTCCTTAAGAGCCAGGAAATGGTGTCCGCTTTTATGCTCCTGGGGTTTGTGGCTCTTTTGAAATATTGGCTTCCCACGATGATTACCAAAATGAGTGGACTCTTCCAATACGTCTATGGCCTTCCTTTTGACTGGAATGTGCAGTCTATATCAACCCTCATGATCAATTTGCTTTGGGTAGGGATCCAAGTCGTCGGTCCCATTTTTATTGTTGGGGCCCTGATTGCGACAGCCAGCAACTATCTGCAGGTGAAATCCCTATTTACCCTTGAACCCCTTAAACCTCAACTTTCTCGAATTAGTCTAATCAGTGGAGCCAAAAGAATGTTTGGGGTAAAAGCCTGGGTGGAACTCTTTAAATCCTTACTTAAAGTGATCCTTATTGGATATTTTCTTTATGCCACCATACGGGATAATCTCCAAGTTTATCCCGCCTTACAACAACTGAGTATCGCTCAAGCCGCCATGTATATCGGGAACGCGCTTATGAGCCTTGCCTGGAAGATTTCCATATCCTTTGTTTTAATCGCAGTCATCGACTTTCTCTATCAATGGTGGGATTATGAGAAAAATTTACGCATGTCCCATGAAGAAATGAAGCAAGAATTTAAACAATCCGAAGGAAATCCACAAATCAAATCAGAAATTCGAAGAAAACAACGAGAAATGGCAATGAGTCGGATGATGCAGGACCTAAAATCTGCAGACGTTGTCGTTACAAACCCAACTCACTTTGCAGTCGCCCTTCGTTATGATGCTAAAAAAAATCCTGCTCCTTATGTCGTCGCCAAAGGAGCTGACCAAGTCGCCCTCAGAATCCGGGCAAATGCCAAAGAATATGGTATCATTATCTTAGAAAATAAACCGCTGGCCCGTGCGCTCTATGCCCAAGTTGAAATCGGACAAGCCGTACCTGCGGATCTCTATAAAGCCGTCGCAGAAGTCCTCGCTTTCGTCTACCGCCTAAAGAAAAAGCGCCCAACAGCGTAA
- a CDS encoding flagellar hook-length control protein FliK, whose protein sequence is MSEINVLVSGNSTPKIKGATLPKEESSGTDPVAMEFAAIFGGWMAQVMGQGQDSGQQSSNPAGKEANSGQTGIQGLEGMLGSLRTVAGLNWGSTRGQEQQSTLLSQGNLFGDVADSGIGSGQLQTGELPLSELDQYRVLITQLLQDMSGEISKVSVKPAEIQGLLTQLSQGMKAEMPNSNGVLGVSLENPDFGLTQVKQNDFAQALKALQLVLRNQMISPDAEINAVQSMNLSDLQTGMPNRLKSKLIETGTNVDGQTIQNNENGNLNSKRVQIQNLSLAQTQKEFLVDGQQLKENSPHLKLQTEAGQKSAESDLVSLNQGNMINNLNLSSVANSAVKADTPVNVPIWQQVAQELQAKVLNQLPVVRELNIQLHPAELGQISISVSLDNGQVHLLMHASEAVTGQILQNNFPVLRDSLSQSGVQCGLMQMGFADSNPNFNQGRNQTFTSRPNNQDQHESDDLYPDEARETVSALNGSNQEIGQSHRINVTA, encoded by the coding sequence ATGTCAGAAATTAACGTCCTTGTCAGTGGAAATTCGACGCCTAAAATTAAAGGGGCGACCCTTCCGAAGGAAGAGAGTTCAGGCACAGATCCTGTGGCAATGGAATTTGCAGCGATCTTTGGTGGTTGGATGGCTCAAGTAATGGGACAAGGACAAGACTCTGGACAACAGAGTAGTAATCCGGCAGGCAAGGAGGCCAATTCCGGACAAACAGGTATTCAGGGATTAGAGGGTATGCTTGGTTCATTACGAACAGTTGCGGGACTTAACTGGGGATCAACCCGTGGGCAAGAACAACAAAGCACACTTCTTTCCCAAGGAAACCTATTCGGAGATGTTGCTGATTCAGGGATAGGGTCAGGGCAACTTCAAACGGGAGAATTACCGTTATCGGAGTTGGATCAATATAGAGTATTGATTACACAGCTATTACAGGACATGTCAGGGGAAATCAGTAAGGTGTCTGTTAAACCTGCTGAGATCCAAGGACTGCTTACCCAATTAAGTCAGGGAATGAAGGCTGAGATGCCGAATTCGAATGGGGTATTGGGTGTTTCTCTTGAAAATCCAGATTTTGGTCTAACACAAGTAAAACAGAATGATTTTGCACAGGCTTTGAAAGCGTTGCAGTTGGTCCTGCGTAATCAGATGATAAGTCCTGATGCAGAAATAAATGCAGTTCAGAGTATGAATTTGAGTGATCTACAGACGGGAATGCCAAACCGCTTGAAGAGTAAGCTCATAGAAACTGGAACGAACGTTGATGGTCAGACAATCCAAAATAATGAGAATGGAAATCTGAATTCAAAGCGTGTTCAAATCCAAAACCTTTCGTTAGCTCAAACGCAGAAAGAGTTTCTAGTGGATGGACAACAGCTAAAAGAAAATAGTCCACACCTCAAACTTCAGACTGAAGCAGGTCAGAAGAGTGCGGAAAGTGACCTTGTTTCGTTAAATCAAGGAAATATGATTAATAATTTAAATCTGAGTTCTGTGGCAAATTCAGCAGTTAAAGCAGATACACCGGTGAACGTACCGATATGGCAGCAGGTAGCTCAAGAGTTGCAAGCTAAAGTCCTCAATCAACTTCCGGTCGTTCGCGAATTGAATATTCAACTTCATCCGGCAGAACTCGGTCAAATTTCGATTTCTGTATCCTTAGATAACGGTCAGGTTCATCTCCTGATGCATGCTTCTGAAGCAGTTACGGGACAAATCTTGCAAAATAATTTTCCAGTGCTGCGTGACTCTCTTTCACAGTCAGGGGTTCAATGCGGTCTGATGCAAATGGGGTTTGCAGATTCTAATCCTAATTTTAATCAAGGGCGGAATCAAACATTCACCTCTAGACCTAACAATCAAGATCAACATGAATCGGATGATTTATATCCGGATGAAGCACGAGAAACTGTTTCTGCGCTAAATGGTTCGAATCAGGAAATAGGTCAAAGTCATCGGATCAATGTCACGGCTTAG
- a CDS encoding FliA/WhiG family RNA polymerase sigma factor produces MTNPYEGATSQGHWKIEQIEKYLPLVKRIAGRLAIALPQHVDEDDLIGYGVFGLLDALERFDLARGVKFETYANLRIRGSMIDGLRTMDWVPHSARQKVKHIQEAFAKVEATLGRPAEVDEVATYLQMDVRELEGAIQQGQMLNLTSLDELSTGDEGENLSPLSMLKDPEAQEAFQEVEIEEQHKILANAIEKLPEKEKLVVALYYQEDLTLKEIAAVMSLSESRISQLHSQAILRLRGRLSRQKKNLF; encoded by the coding sequence ATAACCAATCCTTATGAAGGAGCTACTTCCCAGGGTCATTGGAAAATTGAGCAGATTGAGAAATATTTGCCTTTGGTTAAACGGATTGCGGGCCGACTTGCGATTGCCCTTCCTCAACATGTGGATGAAGATGATTTGATCGGGTATGGTGTCTTTGGTTTGCTCGACGCGCTGGAGCGTTTTGATTTAGCCCGCGGGGTTAAGTTTGAGACTTATGCCAATTTAAGAATACGGGGATCAATGATCGATGGTTTGCGGACAATGGATTGGGTGCCCCATTCCGCTCGTCAAAAAGTAAAACATATTCAGGAAGCTTTTGCTAAAGTTGAAGCAACACTGGGGCGACCAGCCGAAGTTGATGAGGTCGCAACATACTTACAGATGGATGTACGAGAACTCGAAGGGGCTATTCAACAAGGACAGATGTTAAATTTAACTTCACTTGATGAGTTATCTACAGGAGACGAGGGAGAAAATCTGTCTCCATTAAGCATGTTAAAAGATCCTGAGGCTCAAGAGGCTTTTCAGGAAGTTGAAATTGAGGAACAACATAAAATTCTGGCGAATGCCATCGAAAAGCTTCCCGAGAAGGAAAAGTTAGTTGTGGCTTTATACTACCAGGAAGATTTAACACTTAAGGAAATCGCAGCTGTGATGAGTCTTTCTGAGTCTCGCATTTCTCAGCTCCATTCTCAAGCGATCCTACGTTTACGAGGACGCTTAAGTCGGCAGAAAAAGAATCTCTTTTAA
- the fliR gene encoding flagellar biosynthetic protein FliR — protein MGLAQFLQWNVSLFLLILSRWAGMIMLAPVFGARGVPSIVKIGLAGGLSVIMYPLIQASAPQIPDDVWMYAALVVKEVLVGLVIGFLTYCISAIVQGAGQLIDLQMGFTMGGAIDPVYGVQSAMMGNFQIIMATMLLLATNSHHYLIAAMVKSYAYIPVNPAGLPMGLDYGVHLITSVFTLSIQLALPILGALLIADIGVGLLSRAVPQLNIFTVVFPVKIIFGFVILIFALPFFGQSVSHLFNTSMTWILDLYKGWQQ, from the coding sequence ATGGGGCTCGCTCAATTTTTGCAATGGAATGTTTCTCTCTTTTTACTTATCCTATCTCGGTGGGCTGGAATGATTATGCTCGCTCCGGTTTTTGGAGCTCGAGGAGTTCCGAGCATAGTGAAGATAGGATTGGCGGGTGGACTTTCGGTTATTATGTATCCTCTGATTCAAGCCTCTGCCCCACAGATTCCTGACGATGTTTGGATGTACGCCGCGTTAGTGGTCAAAGAAGTCCTAGTTGGGCTTGTTATTGGTTTCTTAACCTATTGCATTTCCGCAATTGTCCAAGGAGCTGGGCAATTGATTGACCTTCAGATGGGATTTACGATGGGTGGCGCGATCGATCCGGTTTATGGTGTGCAAAGCGCAATGATGGGAAACTTCCAAATTATTATGGCAACGATGCTCTTGCTTGCTACGAATTCTCATCATTACCTCATTGCCGCAATGGTGAAAAGTTATGCTTATATACCAGTGAACCCAGCAGGTCTTCCGATGGGTCTCGATTATGGGGTTCATTTAATCACCTCCGTATTTACCTTATCTATCCAGCTGGCGCTTCCCATACTCGGGGCCCTGCTGATTGCTGATATAGGGGTTGGGCTTTTATCTCGAGCCGTACCGCAACTCAATATTTTTACAGTCGTTTTTCCTGTTAAAATTATTTTTGGGTTTGTTATCTTGATCTTCGCACTTCCTTTCTTTGGACAATCGGTGAGTCATTTGTTTAATACAAGTATGACGTGGATCCTCGATCTGTATAAGGGGTGGCAACAATGA
- a CDS encoding chemotaxis protein CheD, with the protein MSNVITVGMADYKTSKTPDILMTAGLGSCIGICVHDPVEKVGGMAHIMLPTSSGHAGVNLAKYADTAVELMIQDILRLGAKKMRLRAKIAGGAQMFSFPGKTTVLKIGDRNAEAVEAELKRLGIPLLVADVGGSFGRTIHFDVGTGELKVRTINHGEKVI; encoded by the coding sequence ATGAGCAATGTGATCACAGTAGGGATGGCAGATTATAAGACCTCGAAAACTCCGGATATTTTAATGACGGCCGGTTTAGGTTCGTGTATTGGGATCTGTGTTCATGATCCCGTGGAAAAAGTGGGCGGGATGGCCCATATCATGCTACCTACATCGAGCGGACATGCAGGAGTAAATCTGGCGAAATATGCCGATACGGCGGTTGAACTTATGATTCAAGATATCCTCCGTCTTGGAGCTAAGAAAATGCGACTCAGAGCTAAAATTGCGGGTGGTGCACAGATGTTTTCCTTTCCGGGAAAAACGACTGTCCTAAAAATCGGGGATCGCAATGCTGAGGCAGTAGAGGCGGAATTGAAACGTTTAGGTATTCCTTTGCTTGTTGCTGATGTAGGCGGAAGTTTTGGGCGGACCATTCATTTCGATGTCGGTACTGGAGAATTAAAGGTTCGGACGATTAACCATGGCGAAAAGGTGATTTGA
- a CDS encoding MinD/ParA family protein, with protein MHDQATALRKMAIQKNPAHKGSLRVIAVTSGKGGVGKTNFTVNIALALIDMGYRVIILDGDLGLANVDIACGVTPHFTLEHLLSGEKTIEEILVYGPKGLGILPGGSGVQDLANIERANLENVIRNLGRLEGLTDILIIDTGAGLGHTVTNFLKAADDIILLTTPEPTALTDAYGMLKALSSDDPEDPEDPEDKKIKVNVVVNRVAQETDARLTFERLENAVHKFLHGSVSLLGWVYEDPSVGKAIMNQEPLAIAYPTSSAYRCIQWIAGSVSGLYLAPPRKAAGIRGFLTQLLRR; from the coding sequence ATGCATGATCAAGCAACCGCCTTAAGAAAAATGGCTATCCAAAAGAATCCAGCACATAAGGGCTCGCTCCGTGTGATTGCTGTGACAAGTGGTAAGGGTGGAGTTGGTAAAACGAATTTCACCGTGAATATAGCATTAGCGTTGATTGATATGGGTTACCGTGTCATCATTCTCGATGGTGATTTGGGCCTAGCCAATGTTGATATTGCTTGCGGCGTAACGCCTCATTTTACACTCGAACACCTTTTAAGTGGTGAGAAAACAATTGAAGAAATATTAGTCTATGGGCCCAAAGGACTAGGTATCTTGCCGGGTGGTTCGGGCGTACAAGATTTGGCCAATATTGAACGGGCTAATCTTGAAAATGTAATTCGCAATTTAGGGCGTTTGGAAGGGCTGACCGATATCCTGATCATCGATACGGGTGCAGGACTCGGACATACAGTGACGAATTTCTTGAAAGCGGCAGATGATATAATCCTGCTCACGACACCAGAGCCAACGGCGCTTACTGATGCCTATGGGATGCTGAAAGCGCTGAGCTCGGATGATCCGGAAGATCCGGAAGATCCGGAAGATAAAAAGATAAAAGTCAATGTGGTCGTCAACCGTGTTGCGCAGGAAACTGATGCCCGATTAACCTTTGAACGCTTAGAAAATGCTGTACATAAATTCTTACATGGGTCAGTGAGTTTACTGGGGTGGGTGTATGAAGATCCTTCAGTGGGCAAGGCCATCATGAATCAAGAGCCCTTGGCTATAGCTTATCCTACAAGCTCAGCCTACCGCTGTATCCAATGGATTGCCGGTTCAGTCTCCGGACTTTATCTCGCTCCTCCGCGCAAGGCGGCAGGAATACGGGGATTCTTGACACAGCTTTTGCGTCGTTAG
- the fliQ gene encoding flagellar biosynthesis protein FliQ — translation MSQNEVLYLAKEALGTAMLVGGPILGVSLLVGLVVSIFQAMTSIQEQTLSFIPKILAIIALMLLLGPWMLTVLTTYTSNLFSQLATFGNY, via the coding sequence ATGAGCCAGAATGAAGTTTTATATCTTGCGAAAGAGGCTCTCGGCACTGCGATGCTCGTGGGTGGGCCGATCTTAGGGGTGAGCTTGCTAGTGGGTCTCGTGGTCAGCATCTTTCAAGCGATGACTTCCATCCAAGAACAAACGTTATCGTTTATTCCCAAAATCTTGGCGATTATCGCCTTGATGCTCCTTCTCGGACCGTGGATGTTGACTGTTTTAACAACCTATACCTCAAATTTGTTTAGCCAACTCGCAACGTTCGGCAACTACTAG
- the flhA gene encoding flagellar biosynthesis protein FlhA gives MATTNISRGKRLAANTDVLAAVGIVSVVVMMVIPLPSFLLDILLTLSISGSVLILMLSMFTVDPLDFSALPSLLLIMTLFRLSLNVSTTRLVLLNGYAGEVVLQFGQFVVGGSVVVGLVVFIILVIVNFLVITKGSERVSEVAARFTLDAMPGKQMAIDADLNSGLINELQARDRRKKIQQEADFYGAMDGASKFVKGDAIAGIIILFINIIGGFITGVFLRGESMMQALQTYTLLTIGDGLVTQIPALLISTSTGLIVTRATSDTNLGHDLSKQLMRSPKALFITAGVLVFLAFFGLPMLPLFLVAAIMVAAGVYLQKNTKQIVVDESAAARETEIEESKKPENVLNLLQVDNMELELGYALIALVDAQQGGDLLDRIVLIRRQVASELGFIVPVIRVRDNMNLQPNQYIIKIRGAEVASGELLADHYLGMSSGIEDESIPGIPTKEPSFGLDAKWISAIYREQAELSGYTVVDAPTVLATHLTEVIKSNAWEILSRQDVKILLDHAKEQAPAAVDDALEHLNLGQIQKILSNLLRERVTIRDMVTILETLADYASGTKDIDRLSEYVRQGLSRQILQQLLGPDKNLPVLTLEPKLEQQILDSIQPSDFGSYLTLDPRILQGLMQSLSKEIEKMMLKGYNPVLVCAPVVRINLKRVTERQLPQLIILSYNELVHGVQVQAVGMVVAGNAS, from the coding sequence TTGGCAACAACCAACATTAGCAGAGGCAAACGCCTAGCAGCTAACACAGACGTCCTCGCCGCGGTCGGAATCGTATCCGTTGTCGTCATGATGGTTATTCCGCTCCCATCCTTTCTCCTTGACATCTTACTGACCCTAAGTATTTCGGGGTCTGTTCTGATCTTAATGCTCTCCATGTTTACTGTTGATCCTTTAGACTTTTCCGCACTTCCCTCATTGTTACTGATTATGACCTTGTTCAGGCTTTCCTTGAACGTTTCCACAACCCGGCTCGTTCTTTTAAATGGTTATGCAGGAGAGGTCGTACTGCAATTTGGACAGTTTGTGGTCGGGGGTAGTGTTGTCGTTGGTTTAGTCGTTTTCATTATCCTTGTTATCGTCAATTTCCTGGTTATAACCAAAGGTTCAGAGCGAGTATCTGAAGTCGCTGCTCGTTTTACCTTGGATGCAATGCCAGGTAAACAAATGGCCATCGATGCTGATTTAAATTCAGGTCTTATTAATGAGCTTCAAGCGAGAGATCGCCGAAAAAAGATTCAACAAGAAGCTGATTTTTACGGAGCTATGGATGGGGCCAGTAAGTTCGTTAAAGGGGACGCCATCGCCGGTATTATTATCCTTTTTATCAATATTATTGGTGGCTTTATCACGGGGGTTTTTTTACGGGGAGAATCGATGATGCAAGCCCTTCAAACGTATACGCTCTTGACTATTGGGGATGGCTTGGTCACTCAGATTCCCGCCCTTTTAATTTCGACTTCGACGGGTTTGATCGTAACGCGTGCTACTTCGGATACAAACCTTGGACACGACTTATCAAAACAGCTCATGAGAAGTCCAAAGGCCTTATTTATTACAGCAGGTGTACTCGTTTTCTTGGCATTCTTTGGATTGCCGATGCTTCCCTTATTCCTTGTTGCAGCAATCATGGTTGCTGCAGGAGTATACTTGCAAAAAAACACGAAACAAATCGTGGTTGATGAAAGCGCGGCAGCACGAGAGACTGAAATTGAAGAAAGTAAAAAGCCTGAAAATGTGCTTAATCTGCTTCAAGTCGATAATATGGAGCTCGAGCTGGGGTATGCTTTGATTGCCTTAGTCGATGCGCAGCAAGGCGGAGATCTCCTTGATCGAATTGTGCTGATCCGCCGTCAGGTGGCGAGTGAGCTAGGGTTCATTGTACCGGTCATTCGGGTCCGTGATAACATGAACCTTCAGCCTAATCAATATATAATTAAAATTAGAGGGGCTGAGGTGGCAAGCGGGGAGTTATTAGCTGACCATTATCTGGGCATGAGCAGTGGGATCGAGGATGAAAGTATTCCAGGTATCCCGACGAAGGAGCCTTCCTTTGGGCTTGATGCAAAATGGATTAGTGCTATTTATCGTGAGCAGGCAGAGCTCTCTGGGTATACTGTGGTTGATGCGCCTACCGTTTTGGCAACGCATTTGACTGAAGTCATCAAGAGCAATGCTTGGGAGATCTTAAGCCGTCAGGATGTTAAAATCCTACTCGATCATGCGAAGGAACAAGCCCCAGCTGCAGTAGATGATGCACTTGAGCATCTTAACTTGGGTCAGATTCAAAAAATTCTCAGCAATCTCTTACGAGAGAGAGTAACGATTCGGGATATGGTCACGATTCTCGAAACCTTGGCGGATTACGCGTCAGGAACAAAAGATATCGACCGTTTAAGCGAATATGTGCGGCAAGGGTTATCCCGACAGATTTTGCAACAATTGCTAGGGCCTGATAAAAATCTTCCTGTGCTTACGCTCGAACCGAAACTCGAGCAACAAATACTCGATAGTATTCAACCTTCAGATTTTGGAAGTTATCTGACGCTTGATCCACGCATCCTCCAGGGTTTGATGCAATCTTTGAGTAAGGAAATTGAAAAAATGATGCTCAAAGGATATAATCCAGTACTGGTTTGTGCTCCCGTGGTGCGAATCAATTTGAAGCGTGTGACGGAGAGACAACTTCCGCAATTGATCATTTTATCATATAACGAACTTGTTCATGGAGTTCAAGTACAGGCTGTAGGAATGGTGGTGGCTGGAAATGCGAGTTAA
- a CDS encoding chemotaxis protein CheC: MEITQLQLDALREIGNIGSGHAATALSTLLQRRIDMSVPEVWVVPYENIETIIGQLDSPQAVVYVKVEGEAEGKAVFFFPLESAEVVVQALIGTDQPLDLFVDEMAQSALKEVGNIMVSSFLIALTSFSGIPLQPSVPALAVDMVGAIFDAIMLEDGTLDDSVLFIDTQMTGIPQIEGQFIFLPNDGSMKKLLGALGV, encoded by the coding sequence ATGGAAATCACACAACTTCAATTAGATGCCTTACGAGAGATTGGAAATATAGGCTCTGGTCATGCTGCAACGGCTTTATCGACTCTTCTGCAACGGCGCATTGATATGTCAGTTCCAGAAGTCTGGGTGGTGCCTTATGAAAATATTGAAACGATTATTGGTCAATTGGATTCGCCCCAAGCCGTGGTCTATGTAAAAGTTGAAGGAGAGGCTGAAGGTAAGGCTGTTTTTTTCTTTCCTTTAGAGAGCGCGGAAGTTGTAGTTCAAGCCTTAATTGGCACAGATCAGCCATTGGACCTTTTTGTGGATGAAATGGCACAATCCGCACTTAAGGAAGTGGGTAATATCATGGTCAGCTCTTTTTTAATCGCACTGACCAGTTTTTCAGGAATTCCTTTGCAGCCCTCTGTTCCAGCTCTTGCCGTGGATATGGTGGGTGCAATTTTTGACGCCATTATGCTAGAAGACGGTACCCTAGATGACAGTGTTTTATTTATTGACACTCAGATGACAGGAATACCCCAAATTGAGGGACAATTTATTTTTCTTCCGAACGATGGTTCGATGAAGAAACTGTTGGGAGCTTTAGGAGTATGA
- a CDS encoding flagellar brake protein encodes MDYRKKLVPGLAVDLMISEGELAGQYKTHLDEVGEKIISVFAPMVQGQLVPLREGTPLKVIFWDEVAAYEINTTIMQRIAVPVAIFILEYSNDIRRVQRRNYVRIPATYLVTFRAVTRQGLSDTQKGTMLDLSGGGMRFQTNEPVEKGAILIATLDLPTGPIQISARVCRMEKEVESKKYSISVDFYQIPERDRDRIIRCVFDLQRDMRKKGLV; translated from the coding sequence ATGGATTACCGCAAAAAACTTGTACCCGGTCTGGCTGTTGATCTTATGATTTCCGAAGGAGAGTTAGCCGGACAGTATAAAACGCATCTTGATGAAGTGGGAGAAAAGATTATCTCTGTTTTTGCACCCATGGTGCAAGGCCAGCTTGTTCCTCTTCGGGAAGGAACCCCACTCAAAGTTATCTTTTGGGATGAAGTGGCAGCGTATGAAATAAATACGACCATTATGCAGAGGATTGCTGTCCCTGTTGCTATTTTTATATTGGAATATTCTAATGATATTCGTCGTGTCCAACGTCGCAATTATGTTAGGATTCCCGCTACTTATCTAGTAACCTTTCGTGCAGTCACAAGGCAAGGGCTAAGTGATACCCAGAAAGGAACCATGCTGGATTTGAGCGGAGGCGGAATGCGGTTCCAAACGAATGAACCCGTTGAAAAAGGGGCTATCCTGATCGCGACTCTTGATTTGCCCACTGGACCGATACAAATTTCAGCTCGAGTTTGTCGCATGGAAAAAGAGGTAGAAAGTAAAAAATACAGTATCTCGGTTGATTTTTACCAGATTCCAGAACGTGATCGCGATCGCATCATCCGCTGTGTTTTTGATTTACAGAGGGATATGCGCAAGAAAGGACTGGTCTAG